A section of the Prochlorococcus sp. MIT 1341 genome encodes:
- the psb29 gene encoding photosystem II biogenesis protein Psp29, which produces MNERQTIEDSKRAFLKSFPHVIPPLYRRMVDELLVELHLLSHQKKFQQNLLFSIGIKEVFSRFTIGYKPTEHLPLLFDSLCKSSGFEPSKIKVQASKHTTHESAKNIDDLKILLVDSNNHSQANTYYCRLMAVGVYELVMKTQTTENKDEALKESIVISKSIGLPVERVEKDLKVYSSNIERISQAIELIRETSLTEKKKKEGSNPKKEEDSPLKGDK; this is translated from the coding sequence ATGAACGAAAGACAAACCATTGAAGACAGTAAGCGTGCATTCTTAAAGTCATTCCCGCACGTCATTCCACCCCTTTACAGACGTATGGTGGATGAATTGCTAGTTGAACTACATCTCTTAAGTCACCAAAAAAAATTTCAACAAAACCTATTATTCTCAATCGGAATAAAAGAGGTCTTTTCAAGATTTACAATTGGATATAAGCCCACTGAGCATTTACCGCTTCTTTTTGATTCATTATGTAAAAGTAGTGGTTTTGAGCCCTCAAAAATAAAAGTTCAAGCAAGTAAACATACTACGCATGAAAGTGCAAAAAATATAGATGACCTAAAAATATTGCTTGTAGATTCAAACAATCATTCCCAAGCAAATACATACTATTGCAGGTTAATGGCAGTCGGAGTTTACGAGCTTGTAATGAAGACGCAAACAACAGAGAACAAAGACGAGGCATTAAAGGAAAGCATTGTGATTTCTAAATCAATTGGCCTACCAGTTGAAAGAGTAGAGAAAGACCTAAAGGTTTACAGTTCGAATATTGAAAGAATTAGTCAAGCAATAGAATTAATACGGGAAACTTCTTTAACAGAAAAGAAAAAAAAGGAAGGCTCTAATCCAAAGAAAGAAGAAGACTCCCCTCTAAAAGGTGATAAATAA
- the petN gene encoding cytochrome b6-f complex subunit PetN — MLFTFAWASLAFVFTFSIAMVVWGRNGDGSIDF, encoded by the coding sequence ATGTTGTTTACATTTGCTTGGGCCTCACTAGCTTTTGTTTTTACCTTTTCGATAGCCATGGTTGTCTGGGGGAGAAATGGCGATGGCTCAATTGATTTCTGA
- the clpS gene encoding ATP-dependent Clp protease adapter ClpS has translation MTYSKSSSSSLLERQRTTKKYPEARVIVLDDDVNTFEHVVKCLVKIIPGMKEERAWELAKEVDKEGAAEVWCGQLEQAELYHQQLSIEGLTMAPLERC, from the coding sequence ATGACTTATTCAAAGTCAAGCTCCTCTTCTCTACTTGAAAGGCAGAGGACAACGAAAAAATACCCCGAGGCTAGAGTCATTGTTCTGGATGATGACGTAAATACGTTTGAACATGTAGTGAAATGTCTAGTCAAAATCATCCCTGGAATGAAGGAAGAAAGGGCTTGGGAGCTTGCAAAGGAGGTAGACAAAGAAGGAGCAGCTGAAGTTTGGTGTGGCCAATTAGAACAGGCTGAGCTCTACCATCAACAGCTTTCAATAGAAGGGCTAACGATGGCACCTCTTGAAAGGTGCTGA
- a CDS encoding DUF2103 domain-containing protein: MLRTLAEMEGIKTVTPGVIGTGKGRCESLVLRVTTRTIGGYKLIARKGRKTQEIFLVTHKDSTCLKEYINKILNK; encoded by the coding sequence GTGCTAAGAACCCTTGCAGAAATGGAGGGAATCAAAACAGTTACACCAGGAGTAATCGGTACAGGTAAAGGCAGGTGCGAAAGTCTTGTTTTAAGAGTGACGACGAGGACCATCGGAGGATACAAACTGATAGCAAGAAAGGGTAGAAAAACGCAGGAAATATTTTTAGTAACGCATAAAGACAGTACTTGCTTAAAAGAATATATTAATAAGATCTTAAATAAGTAG
- a CDS encoding helix-hairpin-helix domain-containing protein, with product MNLLSKVLKRISFQTKPLSHRDISDVIALNKSQLQPKQNLASAIESKPIPENKEEKEKSPNYKTDDLMTLPGVGPKVADLLLNAGYKTASDVLSAPSNDLIQIKGIGRTVLKRIKNEN from the coding sequence GTGAATCTCCTGTCTAAGGTCCTCAAACGAATCAGCTTTCAAACAAAACCCTTAAGTCATAGGGATATAAGTGATGTAATCGCATTGAATAAATCCCAATTGCAACCCAAGCAAAATTTGGCATCTGCAATTGAGTCAAAACCTATACCTGAAAATAAAGAGGAGAAGGAGAAATCTCCGAATTATAAAACTGATGACCTTATGACTCTTCCTGGGGTTGGTCCTAAGGTGGCAGACTTGTTGTTAAACGCAGGTTATAAGACTGCTTCAGATGTTCTATCGGCCCCAAGTAACGATCTTATTCAAATAAAGGGCATTGGCCGAACGGTTCTAAAAAGAATAAAAAACGAGAATTAA
- the crtL gene encoding lycopene beta cyclase, translating into MNDASPDALVIGSGPSALAIATALCKEGVKVHGLSNKEPNEPWPYTYGIWGKEVDELGMEHLLEHRWRNTVSYFGEGSNQKNSQHNNATEHNIEYGLFNKIKLQEYWLNQCEEYNLVWHKGHAKDALVGDKHTTIKTREGFTLKARLVIDASGYDPVFIKNKSEGDIAIQTCYGVVGKFNSPPVESGQFVLMDYRCNHLSNKEREEPPTFLYAMDMGGGSYFLEETSLGLSPPVELETLRKRLSMRLKSRGLEITDLEHEELGIYLPMNMPLPNMNQGIFGFGGAASMVHPASGYMFGGLLRRAPGVAKIIADKMNNLEATPHEISKAAWNELWPAEMVRKQALYKFGLEKLMRFSEDQLRDFFKGFFTLPTEQWYGFLTNKLDVNELIKAMVKMFIIATWNVRWGLMIMKGREFNLLWNFLKRY; encoded by the coding sequence ATGAATGATGCATCCCCAGATGCTTTGGTAATAGGCTCCGGGCCTAGTGCTCTTGCAATAGCAACAGCACTCTGTAAAGAAGGAGTAAAGGTACACGGTCTTTCAAATAAAGAACCTAATGAACCATGGCCATATACCTATGGTATATGGGGAAAGGAGGTGGATGAATTAGGAATGGAACATCTTCTGGAACACAGATGGAGGAACACAGTAAGTTATTTCGGAGAAGGTTCTAATCAGAAAAATTCGCAGCATAATAATGCTACAGAACATAATATTGAATATGGGTTATTTAATAAAATTAAACTGCAGGAATATTGGTTAAATCAATGTGAAGAGTATAATTTGGTTTGGCATAAAGGACACGCTAAAGATGCATTAGTAGGTGATAAGCATACAACTATCAAAACCAGAGAGGGCTTCACACTAAAAGCAAGGCTAGTTATAGATGCTAGCGGCTATGATCCAGTTTTTATCAAAAACAAATCAGAAGGAGATATAGCAATCCAAACTTGTTATGGAGTAGTGGGTAAGTTTAATTCTCCTCCCGTGGAGAGCGGTCAGTTTGTCCTTATGGATTATAGATGTAACCATTTAAGTAACAAGGAAAGAGAAGAACCCCCAACATTCCTTTATGCAATGGATATGGGAGGTGGAAGTTACTTTCTGGAAGAAACTTCTTTAGGACTTTCACCACCGGTAGAACTTGAAACCCTGCGTAAAAGACTTTCAATGAGATTAAAAAGTAGAGGCCTTGAAATTACCGATTTGGAGCATGAAGAATTAGGCATATATCTTCCGATGAATATGCCCCTACCCAATATGAATCAAGGTATTTTTGGATTTGGTGGGGCAGCAAGCATGGTGCATCCTGCTTCTGGTTACATGTTTGGCGGCTTGCTTAGAAGAGCCCCAGGTGTGGCAAAAATAATTGCGGATAAAATGAATAATTTAGAAGCCACACCCCACGAAATATCTAAAGCAGCCTGGAACGAATTATGGCCAGCTGAAATGGTTAGAAAGCAGGCACTCTATAAGTTCGGGCTGGAGAAATTGATGAGATTTTCTGAGGATCAACTAAGAGACTTCTTTAAAGGTTTCTTTACACTTCCAACGGAACAGTGGTATGGATTTCTCACTAATAAACTTGATGTCAATGAACTGATAAAGGCAATGGTTAAAATGTTTATAATCGCTACATGGAATGTAAGGTGGGGCTTAATGATAATGAAAGGAAGAGAGTTTAATCTATTGTGGAATTTTCTTAAAAGATATTAG
- a CDS encoding SDR family NAD(P)-dependent oxidoreductase, with amino-acid sequence MMKPRKVMISGATRGIGKSIALRLIKEGHHLSLGVRGLDKCNEMIANLNEDEKQRVYLHKYNAEHKSTAESWVKYSVDKLKGVDTIIICAGIFKDTPLIFSESVENEISKLLQVNLMGPWYLMRAGWSEIIKSNNSRIIVISSMSGKRSKGKLAGYTVSKFALMGLCETVRNEGWEYGLRITALCPGWVNTDMANDVLNISKKDMTQPEDIGEICASLLKLPNSSVPFEIKINCNLEK; translated from the coding sequence ATGATGAAACCGAGAAAAGTAATGATAAGTGGCGCCACTAGGGGAATTGGCAAAAGCATTGCCCTCAGGCTTATTAAGGAGGGTCATCACCTCAGCCTCGGTGTGAGAGGACTTGATAAATGTAATGAGATGATAGCGAATCTAAATGAGGATGAAAAGCAAAGAGTTTACTTACACAAATATAATGCTGAACATAAAAGTACTGCTGAAAGCTGGGTAAAGTACTCGGTTGATAAACTAAAAGGGGTTGATACTATAATAATTTGTGCAGGGATATTTAAGGATACGCCATTAATTTTTTCAGAAAGTGTTGAAAATGAAATAAGTAAATTATTACAAGTCAACCTTATGGGTCCGTGGTATTTAATGCGGGCAGGGTGGAGTGAAATAATTAAATCTAATAATAGCCGAATAATTGTTATTTCTTCAATGAGTGGTAAAAGGTCTAAGGGGAAACTTGCTGGTTACACGGTAAGCAAGTTTGCGCTTATGGGCCTTTGCGAAACAGTAAGAAATGAGGGATGGGAATATGGTTTGCGTATTACCGCACTCTGTCCAGGCTGGGTAAATACAGACATGGCTAATGATGTTTTGAATATCAGCAAAAAGGACATGACTCAACCAGAAGACATTGGGGAAATATGCGCTAGTTTACTTAAACTACCTAATAGCTCAGTACCATTTGAAATTAAAATCAACTGCAACTTAGAAAAATAA
- a CDS encoding MBL fold metallo-hydrolase, which yields MKSSAKYYGSNGWLLVIGTRRVLIDPWLIGLLIFPPGKWLFYGKQEKDWEIPKNIDLILLTQSLQDHAHEPTLSKIDKNTTVVCPPSCIKKLKKIGFNDINALSPGDNIILKGLEIEATSGAPVPIIENGYMLKCNEISFYIEPHGYLDRKLESAKVDVVITPVLNLYIPIIGKIIHGKDVLPKIIDLFSPTMILASTTGGNISFGGILSKFISSEGSLKEVEGYLSSTCRIINPIPGVKYLINNNHGSKI from the coding sequence ATGAAATCTTCTGCAAAGTATTACGGCTCAAACGGATGGCTACTGGTAATCGGAACTAGGAGAGTCCTTATCGATCCTTGGTTGATAGGGTTGTTGATATTTCCTCCAGGCAAATGGCTCTTTTATGGCAAGCAAGAGAAAGATTGGGAAATCCCAAAGAATATTGATCTTATCCTTTTAACGCAATCACTTCAAGACCACGCCCATGAACCTACATTATCTAAGATAGATAAAAATACTACTGTAGTATGTCCACCTAGCTGCATAAAAAAACTAAAAAAAATTGGCTTCAATGATATCAATGCATTAAGTCCAGGCGATAATATAATTTTAAAAGGACTAGAAATAGAAGCTACATCTGGAGCTCCAGTACCTATTATTGAAAATGGCTATATGTTGAAATGTAATGAGATTAGTTTTTATATAGAACCTCACGGCTATCTTGATCGAAAACTAGAATCAGCAAAAGTTGATGTTGTTATTACACCCGTGCTCAATTTATATATTCCGATTATAGGTAAAATTATTCATGGCAAAGACGTTTTACCAAAGATCATAGATTTATTTAGTCCAACTATGATACTTGCAAGCACAACTGGAGGAAATATTTCTTTTGGGGGTATTTTAAGTAAGTTTATTTCCTCAGAGGGTAGTCTTAAAGAAGTGGAGGGATACTTAAGTTCTACTTGTCGTATAATAAATCCAATCCCTGG